GCTATGGAAAAAACCTTTGCCCCCTATTTATTATCCTTTCAAACAGAACTTATAGACATAAAGGGGGAAATAAAGGCTCTAACATATCAGGGAGAGAAGAATAACAAAATCTTCCAATCCCTAGAAGCTGAACTTATATTGTATCTAAGAGAATGCGATAAATTGAACAAACAATTACACCAAATGATACAAGATTACAGAGAGAGAATAATCAAACCAATGAAAGAGGAAATAGAAAAGGGCAATGAGCTGTTGGAAAAATTTTTGTTGGCGGTAAACGGACTGGAAAAAGAAATAGAGTGCACAAGGATTACTGTTGAAGAAATAATGGAAAAAAATCAGAAATTACAAGAAGAAATTGGTCAAAAATTCCAAGTAACCCTACAACAGTTCAGGGTTGAAAGTGGCAAAATTTTACACCAGGTAACGAAGGATATGAAAACAGCCGTAGCAGAAGGAGTTGTAGCAATGGAAATTCAAAAACAAGCCTATGAGACTACCGCCAGTGAATTTGTTAACACCTTCCGGGAAACAAGACAACAATTAGAAGAAACTTTACTCACCCAACTAAACCTACAAAAAGAAATGTTAGAAGGAGTAAAGAAGTCTGCAGGGGAGATTCTCACCTCTACCAGTCAAGTCTTAGGTCAACAAGCAGAAACCATCAAAACTATAGGGTTGGAATCCTCCTCCCTGTTACATAAAACAAAAGAAAATCTGTTGGAAACCCTCATGAATATCGACGGCATCTTGGAGCAAATATATACCTCTTTTAGGGATCAATTGGAACAGTTTATACTGGAATATCAAGAGGTATTGACTGAATTTTTCCAGCGTCACAAGGACGAATTACTATCCTAGAGAATAAAAAATAATGAACATTTTTCCGTGGCAAGAAGAAGAGGAAACACCAGAGGCAGAAGACTCCGGCATTTGGTTGTCAGTAGGTGATTTGATGTCCGGCTTATTAATGTTTTTCGCCCTATTATTCATAGCAGTTTCCGCCCAACTGGTAAGATACGAGGAAGTAATAAAAACCCTGCCGGAAAGAATTATAGCCTCCTTTCAAGAAAAAACAAGAATCTACGACAAAATAAATAAGGACGAAAAAACAGGAGACTTGAGTCTGCCGACAGAAATATTGTTCGCAGAAGGAAGTTATAAGTTAAAACCAGAGGGCAAACGGTTTTTAGATGAATTTATACCAGCATTTAGTGAAATAATTTTTAACGAGAAAATAGTAGCTGACAGAATAACTAGCATTATAATCGAGGGCCACACCAGTTCAAAAGGAACAGAAAAAGACAACATGGAATTGAGTTTTAAACGGGCGTTGGCAGTAGGAGAATACATCAACAGTATTAACTTCCCCTATAAACAAGAATTCCAACAGAAAATACTAGTAGCCGCAAAAGGAGAAAGGGAGGCTGAACAACAATTTGATAGCCCCACAGACAGAAAGGTAAAAATTAGATTTCAATTCAAAAGGGACTATTGGCTTTTTCACCCTGGCCAAAACTAGCCCTCTATTGCAGAATATTAAGATACGGAAAAAACTCTGGTATGGAGAGTATCAGAGGATTTAGATTTTAACACCATGACGAACATAAACCACAAGACAAGTAATGATCCTATGGTAACATTAGAAAACAGGCAGCCAAAAACCCCAACTCCCCCACCTCCAGAAGCCAAAAAAAGAGTCAGTGAATTCATGAAAACCCTTCAAGACGAAATTTGTGCCGCCCTGGAAGCACTGGATGGCAAAGGGAAATTCCGAGAAGACACCTGGGAAAGAGAAGAGGGAGGAGGTGGACGCACCCGCATCATGGTAGACGGTGACCTCTTTGAGAGAGGCGGAGTAAATTTTTCTGAAGTGTGGGGGAAACAATTGCCGCCGAGTATACTACAACAATATCCTTCAGCGGCCGGGCACCCCTTCTACGCGACCGGGACTTCCATGGTACTACACCCCAAAAACCCCTATGTGCCCACAGTACACCTGAATTATCGCTACTTTGAAGCAGGGCCGATTTGGTGGTTTGGAGGAGGCGCCGATTTGACCCCCTACTACCCCTTCGCTGAAGACGCCCATCATTTTCATATCACCCTAAAACAAGCCTGTGATAAACACCATCCAGAATACTACCCCGTCTTCAAACGTTGGTGTGACGAATACTTTTACCTGAAACACCGTGGCGAAACCAGGGGCGTTGGCGGTATTTTCTTTGACTACCAAGATGGTACAGACCCACTGTACCGAGGGCCCCACCCCGACAAGCCAGCCGCCATCTACAGCAGCCAGTTACCCCCCCAGCCGCAACGCAGTTGGGAAGAGTTGTTTGCCTTTGTCATCGACTGCGGCAGGGCATTTCTACCAGCCTATGTGCCAATAGCCGAAAAACGCCGTCATATGGAGTATGGGGAAAGGGAGCGCAATTTCCAACTATACCGCCGCGGCAGATATGTAGAATTCAACCTGGTGTATGACCGCGGTACTATTTTTGGATTGCAGACTAACGGCCGAATAGAATCAATTCTAATGTCCCTGCCCCCCATAGTACGCTGGGAATACGATTATAAACCGGAACCCAACACACCAGAGGCCGAACTGTATGAAGTCTTCCTAAAACCCCAAGACTGGAGCCAATGGCAACCCCAGTAGGCTCGAAAGTTGTCTAAAAAAAAATAAAGAATTAAAAGTTTACCCTCCCCCTGGGAGGTTTTTATTATCTGTAGGAAAAAATCAACACAACTAACCCCCTTCATATGCGCTACCATTTATAGAGTCAGAGTTTTCCCGCAAATTTATGTTGTCTTAACAAAAGCTCAATTCTAGCAAAAAAACCAATGAATTTAACAGAAGTGTTAGAATGGATGGCTCATTCACTCTTACTCTGCAGATAATAATCACAGTGGTAGCGGGAATTACAGCTCAAGTATTGGCCGAAGCATGGCAAATTCCCAGCATAGTTTTCCTGCTCACATTTGGAATTGTATTAGGCAGAGATGGACTTAAAATACTACATCCAGAACTATTAGGTTCAGGATTAGAAGTACTAGTAGCCCTAGCAGTAGCCATTATTCTCTTCGAGGGGGGGTTGAATCTAGAGTTAAAAAAAATAGGACAAGTATCCGGCAGCATTCGCAATCTGGTAACCATAGGCACATTAATCACCTTTTTGGGAGGGGGAATGGCCGCCCACTGGTTGGCAGAATTCCCCTGGGAAATTGCCTTCCTCTACTCCTCCTTAGTAGTAGTAACCGGACCTACTGTAATTGGGCCCCTGTTGAAACAAGTAGCAGTAGATCGAAGAGTGGCCACCATTTTAGAAGGAGAAGGAGTACTAATTGACCCTGTTGGCGCCATTCTCGCTGTAGTAGTTCTGAATACAATTCTAAACAAGGAGGCCGACTCCCTAACCATAATCTCAGGCTTACTATTGCGGTTGAGCATGGGAGGAACTTTAGGGGGGATGAGCGGTTGGTTATTAGGAAAATTCTACAAGCAGGCCGATTTTATCAGTGACGACCTCAAAAACCTTGTAGTACTAGCAGGAGTATGGGGCACCTTTGGACTGTCCCAGATGATCATCAGCGAGTCGGGTTTAATGGCAACAGTAACAGCAGGGATAGTGTTAAGGGCAGCCGGCATCCCGGAAGAAAGACTGTTATTGCGCTTTAAAGGACAATTAACAGTATTGGGGGTCTCAGTATTGTTTGTTCTCCTGGCAGCAGACTTATCCCTTGCCAGTATCGTAGCCCTAGGTTGGGGAAGTGTCCTCACCGTATGTACCCTCATGTTTGTGGTACGCCCCATCAGTATAATCATATGCACCTGGGGAAACGGCATGAACTGGCGACAAAAATTCTTCCTAGCCTGGGTGGCACCTCGGGGCATCGTCTCCGCCTCCGTAGCCTCCCTCTTTGCTATACTCCTCACTGAAAACGGCATCAATGGCGGCAACTCCATCAAAGGACTCGTTTTCCTCACCATCATGATGACAGTCTTCATTCAAGGCTTAACAGCGGGTCAATTGGCCAAACTGCTTCGCATCACCGCTGAACAGGCCGAAGGCTTTATGCTTATTGGCTGCAATCCCCTAGCCCGTCTCATTGCCTCTTTGATTCGGGCAGAGGGCGAATCAGTGGTTCTAATTGACACCAATAGGGAAGACTGTGAAAAAGCAAGACAGGAAAATCTTAATGTTTACGAAAGTAGTGCACTAGATTACAGAGTGTTGGAAAAAGCAGGAATCAACTCTATCGGCACCTTTATTGCCATGACTAGCAACCCCGATGTAAACCTGATGGTATCCCAAAGAGTATTAGAAGAATTCTCCCCCCCAAGAATACTCGCCCTCTTCCCCAGTAACTACCAAAATCAGATTAGAAGTAACAAACAAAAAATCCTCCAAGCCTTCAGTCCAAATCTCTCCCTCAAAGACTGGAATAGACACCTACAAGAAGGCCAGTACAAATTAGGCAAGACCACAATCAAGTCACCTTCCGAACTACAAATAAGCCACCTGCAAAAACTCAGAGACTCCGGCGATTTTTTACCCCTCTTGTGCAAAACCAGAAAAGGTATCCAAGCAGTGGCCGTTGGTGAACAGTGGCAGGAAGGAGATGAAATTATTTACCTGTTGTACGACTCCCGCCCCAAACTCCTAAGACAACTGTCTGGCGGCAGTACCTCTTCTCGTACCACCCTTTTAGAACTACCAGAAGTAGAAGAAATCCCCCTCTCCCCCCCAACCCTATAATGGGATAAATAGGCAAAAAAGCATATTAAAATACCATGAGTGACCTTCCTTCACCACCATCGCCAGAATCCCAAGAAAGTCTAACAACAGAAAATCTAAACACGGAAGACTCCCCCATAGACAGAATTAGATTGTCCAGTCAGGCCAAAAATCAACTCATTAAACTCAAAAGAATAACCAATATAGAACATTGGAATGTACTATGTAGATGGGCCTTTTGTCGTTCCCTAGCTGAACCTCACAAACCAGCACCCTATAATCCCCCCGCCGACAGCAATTTGGAAATGACTTGGGAAACCTTTGCTGGCGAGTTAGGGGAAATCTTACTATTAGCCCTGATTTACCGTTGTCACAAAGATGGACTACCTACAGACCCAGAAACCCTTAAACAACAATTCCGTTTACACCTACACCGAGGAATCGGTTATCTGGCTGC
This is a stretch of genomic DNA from Geminocystis sp. M7585_C2015_104. It encodes these proteins:
- a CDS encoding OmpA family protein, yielding MNIFPWQEEEETPEAEDSGIWLSVGDLMSGLLMFFALLFIAVSAQLVRYEEVIKTLPERIIASFQEKTRIYDKINKDEKTGDLSLPTEILFAEGSYKLKPEGKRFLDEFIPAFSEIIFNEKIVADRITSIIIEGHTSSKGTEKDNMELSFKRALAVGEYINSINFPYKQEFQQKILVAAKGEREAEQQFDSPTDRKVKIRFQFKRDYWLFHPGQN
- the hemF gene encoding oxygen-dependent coproporphyrinogen oxidase, giving the protein MVTLENRQPKTPTPPPPEAKKRVSEFMKTLQDEICAALEALDGKGKFREDTWEREEGGGGRTRIMVDGDLFERGGVNFSEVWGKQLPPSILQQYPSAAGHPFYATGTSMVLHPKNPYVPTVHLNYRYFEAGPIWWFGGGADLTPYYPFAEDAHHFHITLKQACDKHHPEYYPVFKRWCDEYFYLKHRGETRGVGGIFFDYQDGTDPLYRGPHPDKPAAIYSSQLPPQPQRSWEELFAFVIDCGRAFLPAYVPIAEKRRHMEYGERERNFQLYRRGRYVEFNLVYDRGTIFGLQTNGRIESILMSLPPIVRWEYDYKPEPNTPEAELYEVFLKPQDWSQWQPQ
- a CDS encoding cation:proton antiporter, coding for MDGSFTLTLQIIITVVAGITAQVLAEAWQIPSIVFLLTFGIVLGRDGLKILHPELLGSGLEVLVALAVAIILFEGGLNLELKKIGQVSGSIRNLVTIGTLITFLGGGMAAHWLAEFPWEIAFLYSSLVVVTGPTVIGPLLKQVAVDRRVATILEGEGVLIDPVGAILAVVVLNTILNKEADSLTIISGLLLRLSMGGTLGGMSGWLLGKFYKQADFISDDLKNLVVLAGVWGTFGLSQMIISESGLMATVTAGIVLRAAGIPEERLLLRFKGQLTVLGVSVLFVLLAADLSLASIVALGWGSVLTVCTLMFVVRPISIIICTWGNGMNWRQKFFLAWVAPRGIVSASVASLFAILLTENGINGGNSIKGLVFLTIMMTVFIQGLTAGQLAKLLRITAEQAEGFMLIGCNPLARLIASLIRAEGESVVLIDTNREDCEKARQENLNVYESSALDYRVLEKAGINSIGTFIAMTSNPDVNLMVSQRVLEEFSPPRILALFPSNYQNQIRSNKQKILQAFSPNLSLKDWNRHLQEGQYKLGKTTIKSPSELQISHLQKLRDSGDFLPLLCKTRKGIQAVAVGEQWQEGDEIIYLLYDSRPKLLRQLSGGSTSSRTTLLELPEVEEIPLSPPTL
- the dndE gene encoding DNA sulfur modification protein DndE, with product MSDLPSPPSPESQESLTTENLNTEDSPIDRIRLSSQAKNQLIKLKRITNIEHWNVLCRWAFCRSLAEPHKPAPYNPPADSNLEMTWETFAGELGEILLLALIYRCHKDGLPTDPETLKQQFRLHLHRGIGYLAAEYEVKKLTHFIQLVFRENKDTD